The following are encoded together in the Ralstonia insidiosa genome:
- a CDS encoding UDP-2,3-diacylglucosamine diphosphatase — MQMAAGLAAAGALGSALPAGRGDVRDHEAPVATPIPALAPDQLADKDADPPAEKVHRYRTIWLSDIHLGTPGCQADYLLDFLKHHESDTLYLVGDIVDGWQLRKGWYWPQAHNDVVQKVLRRARKGTRVVFIPGNHDEMARQFHGLNFGDIEVAEDAVHVTADGRRLWVVHGDLFDGVMQHARWLAYVGDSLYTFILAMNRHFNRIRVKLGFPYWSLSQYLKHQVKNAVNFINSFERVMTDEARRRGCDGVVCGHIHKAEIREIDGQLYCNDGDWVESLSALVETMEGELQIVYWTHLLDAPPTSRRARRAAAAAA, encoded by the coding sequence ATGCAAATGGCCGCCGGACTTGCTGCCGCCGGCGCGCTGGGTTCCGCCCTGCCGGCCGGCCGCGGTGATGTGCGAGACCACGAAGCCCCTGTCGCCACCCCGATCCCTGCCCTGGCACCCGACCAACTGGCCGACAAGGACGCTGACCCGCCCGCCGAAAAAGTCCACCGCTATCGCACGATCTGGCTGTCGGACATCCATCTCGGTACGCCGGGCTGCCAGGCAGACTATCTGCTCGACTTCCTCAAGCACCACGAATCCGACACGCTGTACCTCGTTGGCGACATCGTCGACGGCTGGCAGCTGCGCAAGGGCTGGTACTGGCCGCAGGCCCACAACGATGTGGTGCAGAAGGTGCTGCGCCGCGCGCGCAAGGGCACCCGCGTGGTGTTCATCCCAGGCAATCACGACGAGATGGCGCGCCAGTTCCACGGCCTGAACTTCGGCGACATCGAAGTCGCTGAAGATGCGGTGCACGTCACGGCCGACGGCCGCCGCCTGTGGGTCGTGCACGGGGATCTGTTCGACGGTGTGATGCAGCACGCGCGCTGGCTCGCCTACGTGGGCGACTCGCTCTACACCTTCATCCTGGCGATGAACCGGCACTTCAACCGCATCCGCGTGAAGCTTGGGTTCCCGTACTGGTCGCTGTCGCAGTACCTCAAGCATCAGGTCAAGAACGCGGTCAACTTCATTAACTCGTTCGAACGTGTGATGACCGACGAAGCGCGCCGCCGCGGCTGCGACGGCGTGGTCTGCGGACACATCCACAAGGCCGAGATCCGCGAGATCGACGGCCAGCTCTATTGCAACGACGGCGACTGGGTGGAAAGCCTCTCCGCCCTGGTCGAAACCATGGAAGGCGAACTGCAGATCGTCTACTGGACGCATCTGCTCGATGCACCACCCACTTCCCGCCGCGCGCGCCGCGCCGCTGCGGCTGCCGCCTGA
- a CDS encoding esterase/lipase family protein, protein MTRADLPASPTPLASLTAANARRIAVVLQCAATLAVAWAAHHWGALRWPGTAAVAAAALVLGYLISVGWAFLIASTSLGTAIPDDPVWDRMPVPREQRIGVAGFIACWLRECASVAWMFNVLQPFRAQAVFDAAAGGGTRVPVLMIHGYGCNRAVWLPMQKHLAAAGHPTEAIDLMPLLGDIDDYAQDIAAVVARMTHTYGRAPVLLCHSMGGLAARALLRQSAQACPVAHVITLGTPHRGTAMARSGRGRNVRQMAWASAWLRQLAASETPAVRARITSVFSWHDSIVGPAGASWLEGARHVPLSGIGHVSLLCDARVRNAVLTELARIEGTLRLPSA, encoded by the coding sequence ATGACGCGCGCCGATCTGCCCGCCTCCCCCACGCCGCTGGCCTCGCTGACGGCAGCCAACGCACGGCGCATTGCGGTCGTGCTGCAGTGTGCAGCGACACTGGCGGTCGCGTGGGCCGCTCATCACTGGGGTGCGTTGCGTTGGCCAGGCACGGCTGCCGTTGCCGCAGCGGCCCTGGTCCTCGGTTATCTCATCTCGGTTGGCTGGGCATTTCTCATTGCATCCACGAGTCTCGGCACAGCCATTCCGGATGACCCGGTGTGGGATCGCATGCCCGTACCGCGCGAGCAGCGCATCGGCGTGGCGGGTTTTATCGCGTGCTGGTTGCGCGAATGCGCATCGGTGGCATGGATGTTTAACGTGCTGCAACCGTTTCGCGCACAGGCAGTGTTCGATGCTGCAGCGGGTGGCGGCACGCGCGTGCCAGTGCTGATGATCCACGGCTACGGCTGCAACCGCGCGGTGTGGCTGCCAATGCAGAAGCACTTGGCGGCTGCGGGCCACCCGACCGAAGCGATTGACCTGATGCCGCTGCTGGGCGACATCGACGACTACGCGCAAGACATCGCCGCCGTTGTCGCGCGCATGACGCACACGTACGGCCGCGCGCCGGTCCTGCTCTGCCACAGCATGGGCGGACTCGCTGCGCGTGCGTTGCTGCGGCAATCGGCGCAAGCCTGCCCGGTTGCGCATGTCATCACGCTGGGCACGCCACATCGAGGCACAGCGATGGCGCGCAGCGGGCGCGGGCGCAACGTGCGCCAGATGGCTTGGGCGAGCGCATGGCTGCGCCAGCTTGCGGCATCCGAAACGCCGGCCGTGCGGGCGCGTATCACGTCGGTCTTCTCATGGCACGACTCCATCGTCGGGCCTGCCGGCGCGTCCTGGCTGGAGGGCGCAAGGCATGTGCCGCTCTCCGGCATCGGCCATGTGTCGCTGCTATGCGACGCGCGCGTGCGCAATGCGGTGCTGACAGAGCTGGCGCGCATCGAAGGCACGCTGCGGCTCCCATCTGCTTGA
- a CDS encoding RDD family protein, protein MATTASPTSPVTAPDPLAAPTLRRRLAAMLYEGLLLFGVMFGATAIFLLLRAIIPPLARTGDIGLQVWGFLALGLYFVGFWRKRGQTLAMQTWRMRVVNADGSPISLGRAIARYTLAWIWVVVAVGIIHVSGVSRWTGAGVALACVLAWGALAWLDPQRQFLHDRLAGTRLVRA, encoded by the coding sequence ATGGCCACTACCGCTTCTCCCACTTCGCCTGTCACGGCACCTGATCCGCTTGCCGCTCCCACGCTGCGCCGCCGCCTGGCTGCGATGCTCTACGAGGGCCTGCTGCTGTTCGGCGTAATGTTTGGCGCGACGGCCATCTTTCTGCTGCTGCGCGCGATCATTCCTCCGCTGGCGCGCACGGGCGATATCGGCCTGCAGGTCTGGGGCTTTCTTGCGCTGGGGCTGTACTTCGTGGGCTTCTGGCGCAAGCGCGGTCAAACGCTCGCCATGCAGACCTGGCGCATGCGCGTCGTCAATGCAGACGGCTCGCCCATCTCGCTTGGCCGTGCCATTGCGCGCTATACGCTGGCCTGGATCTGGGTGGTTGTGGCGGTCGGCATCATCCATGTGAGTGGGGTTTCCCGTTGGACTGGTGCTGGTGTCGCATTGGCCTGTGTGTTGGCCTGGGGCGCGCTGGCGTGGCTGGACCCGCAACGCCAGTTCCTGCATGACCGCCTGGCCGGCACGCGGCTGGTGCGCGCCTGA
- a CDS encoding DUF3106 domain-containing protein, protein MSNFHRTHGQPPRGERTLRLRVALISLIGAVGLSAGLAIAQAPAAWATATASDASASAQLALPTPPATNPQPSIHPNWSELTVVQQRILAPFAPEWNSMPELARKKWLQIAQAYPKYTPAQQQRLQTRMADWVKLTPEQRHRARENFQTTKSVPVQKKSEAWQRYQQLPDEQKKELAAAAKAQKRPSAVTALPGSTSLAKDAAKALHHGARTKPGTTKSAPNPLAPAKPTATAAASAPAATTPAASATAPAPANAPVTPAHPVAPANSPDGDSGNPPPSTVLGGG, encoded by the coding sequence ATGAGCAACTTCCACCGCACCCACGGCCAACCACCGCGAGGCGAACGGACCTTGCGCCTGCGCGTTGCCTTGATCTCGTTGATCGGCGCGGTAGGTCTGTCCGCCGGATTGGCCATCGCACAAGCGCCTGCTGCATGGGCAACGGCCACCGCTTCGGACGCCAGCGCCAGCGCACAGTTGGCACTGCCGACGCCGCCGGCCACCAATCCGCAGCCCTCCATCCATCCGAACTGGTCTGAGTTGACCGTGGTGCAGCAGCGCATCCTGGCGCCGTTCGCGCCGGAATGGAACAGCATGCCCGAGCTGGCCCGCAAGAAGTGGCTGCAGATTGCCCAGGCCTATCCGAAGTACACGCCGGCACAGCAGCAGCGCCTGCAGACACGCATGGCGGACTGGGTCAAGCTGACGCCGGAACAGCGGCACCGAGCCCGCGAGAATTTCCAGACCACCAAGTCGGTTCCCGTCCAAAAGAAGAGCGAAGCCTGGCAGCGCTATCAGCAGCTACCCGACGAGCAGAAAAAAGAGCTTGCTGCGGCAGCCAAGGCACAGAAGCGTCCGTCAGCCGTCACCGCATTGCCTGGCAGCACGAGCTTGGCCAAGGATGCAGCCAAGGCGCTGCATCACGGTGCGCGCACCAAGCCGGGCACGACCAAGTCGGCTCCGAATCCGCTGGCGCCGGCTAAGCCGACCGCAACGGCCGCGGCGTCTGCACCCGCAGCAACCACGCCCGCTGCCTCAGCAACGGCTCCAGCACCGGCAAATGCGCCGGTCACGCCTGCACACCCGGTGGCTCCCGCCAACAGCCCGGACGGCGATTCGGGCAATCCGCCTCCGTCGACCGTACTGGGCGGCGGCTAA
- a CDS encoding DUF3619 family protein: MNKVELRERRFAHAVRTALNESAGQLPPDVRDRLSAARRTALAHKKAEAPSTVRSPALVMPGVGQVSFDLEDDAASPLHRIGMFLRRLGLLWPTIALVAGLAGIYQWQQQQRVDELAEVDAAMLLDDLPLAAYADQGFHQYLDKRDQQ, translated from the coding sequence ATGAACAAGGTAGAACTTCGAGAACGCCGCTTTGCGCACGCCGTCCGCACCGCTCTGAACGAGTCGGCAGGACAGTTGCCGCCCGACGTACGTGACCGCCTCTCCGCGGCACGTCGGACGGCACTTGCACACAAAAAAGCGGAAGCGCCGAGCACGGTGCGCTCGCCCGCCCTGGTCATGCCGGGTGTGGGTCAGGTGTCCTTCGACCTGGAAGACGACGCTGCGTCGCCGCTGCACCGTATCGGCATGTTCCTGCGTCGCCTCGGTCTGCTGTGGCCGACCATCGCACTGGTCGCAGGGCTTGCCGGTATCTATCAGTGGCAACAACAGCAACGCGTGGACGAACTCGCCGAGGTGGACGCCGCCATGCTGCTAGACGACCTGCCGCTGGCTGCCTACGCCGATCAAGGCTTCCATCAGTATCTCGATAAACGCGATCAGCAGTGA
- a CDS encoding RNA polymerase sigma factor, whose protein sequence is MASEQELSAFLISVEKRAFKQAAFAVRDDDAALDIVQDAMIKLAEKYGDKPEAELPLLFQRILQNTIHDWFRRSKVRNTWVSLFSSFRTDAEGDDTDPLELIESEAGSTAAESSADKVERSQMLEILEREIEKLPTRQREAFLMRYWEDMDVAETAQAMGCSEGSVKTHCSRATHALAQALRARGIRL, encoded by the coding sequence ATGGCCTCTGAACAGGAACTGTCGGCCTTCCTCATAAGCGTCGAAAAACGCGCCTTCAAGCAGGCAGCATTCGCGGTCCGCGATGATGACGCCGCGCTCGACATCGTGCAGGACGCGATGATCAAGCTGGCCGAAAAGTACGGCGACAAGCCCGAGGCCGAACTGCCCCTGCTGTTCCAGCGCATACTGCAGAACACGATCCACGACTGGTTCCGTCGCTCCAAGGTACGTAACACGTGGGTCAGCCTGTTCTCCAGCTTTCGCACGGACGCAGAGGGCGACGATACCGACCCGCTGGAGCTGATCGAAAGTGAAGCTGGCTCCACAGCAGCAGAAAGCAGCGCTGACAAGGTCGAGCGTTCGCAAATGTTGGAAATTCTGGAACGCGAAATCGAGAAGCTCCCCACACGTCAACGGGAAGCCTTTCTGATGCGTTACTGGGAAGACATGGATGTTGCCGAAACCGCCCAGGCGATGGGCTGTTCCGAGGGGAGCGTGAAAACGCACTGCTCGCGGGCAACGCACGCCCTGGCCCAAGCGCTGAGGGCGCGAGGGATCCGACTATGA
- a CDS encoding acetolactate synthase 3 catalytic subunit yields the protein MNMPSAEFSHANSGSSADMMGSDILVNALAAEGVEFVWGYPGGAVLYIYDAFYKQNKIEHILVRHEQAAVHAADGYARATGKVGVALVTSGPGVTNAVTGIATAYLDSIPMVIITGNVPTHAIGQDAFQECDTVGITRPIVKHNFLVKDVRNLASTIKKAFYIAATGRPGPVVVDIPKDVSREMCKYEYPKTIEMRSYNPVNKGHSGQIRKAVSLLLQAERPYIYSGGGVVLAEASEELRQLAALTGYPVTNTLMGLGAFPGTSKQFVGMLGMHGTYEANMAMQNCDVLIAIGARFDDRVIGSPAHFTSQPRKIIHIDIDPSSISKRVKVDIPIVGNVKDVLQEMISQIQSGEAKPNKTALAKWWEQIEQWRSVDCLKYDRTSEIIKPQYVVEKIWELTNGDAFVCSDVGQHQMWAAQFYKFNEPRRWINSGGLGTMGVGLPYAMGIKKAFPDKEVVTITGEGSIQMCIQELSTCLQYDTPVKICSLNNGYLGMVRQWQEIEYDNRYSHSYMQALPDFVKLAEAYGHVGMRIEKTSDVEPALREAFRLKDRTVFLDFQTDPTENVWPMVQAGKGISEMLLGAEDL from the coding sequence ATGAATATGCCAAGCGCGGAATTTTCCCACGCCAATAGCGGTTCATCTGCCGACATGATGGGGTCTGACATCCTCGTCAATGCGCTCGCGGCAGAGGGCGTCGAGTTCGTCTGGGGTTACCCCGGCGGCGCGGTGCTCTATATCTACGACGCGTTCTACAAGCAAAACAAGATCGAACACATCCTGGTGCGCCATGAACAGGCGGCAGTCCATGCGGCTGACGGCTATGCGCGTGCCACGGGCAAGGTCGGTGTCGCCCTGGTGACATCCGGCCCGGGCGTGACCAATGCCGTGACCGGCATCGCCACCGCCTACCTGGATTCGATCCCGATGGTGATCATCACCGGCAACGTGCCGACGCACGCCATCGGCCAGGACGCCTTCCAGGAATGCGACACCGTCGGCATCACCCGACCGATCGTCAAGCACAACTTCCTGGTCAAGGACGTGCGCAATCTCGCTTCGACCATCAAGAAGGCGTTCTACATTGCCGCGACCGGCCGTCCCGGCCCGGTGGTGGTGGACATCCCCAAGGATGTCTCGCGCGAGATGTGCAAGTACGAGTATCCGAAGACCATCGAGATGCGCTCGTACAACCCGGTCAACAAGGGGCACTCCGGCCAGATCCGCAAGGCCGTGAGCCTGTTGCTGCAGGCTGAACGTCCGTACATCTATTCGGGTGGCGGCGTGGTGCTGGCCGAGGCCAGCGAAGAGCTACGCCAGTTGGCTGCGCTGACGGGTTACCCCGTCACGAACACGCTGATGGGCCTGGGCGCATTCCCCGGCACCAGCAAGCAGTTCGTGGGCATGCTGGGCATGCACGGCACGTACGAAGCCAACATGGCGATGCAGAACTGCGACGTGCTGATCGCCATCGGCGCGCGCTTTGATGATCGCGTGATCGGCAGCCCGGCGCACTTCACGTCGCAGCCGCGCAAGATCATCCACATCGATATCGATCCGTCGTCCATCTCCAAGCGGGTGAAGGTCGACATCCCCATCGTCGGCAACGTCAAGGACGTGCTGCAGGAGATGATCAGCCAGATCCAGTCGGGCGAAGCCAAGCCGAACAAGACGGCGCTGGCTAAGTGGTGGGAACAGATCGAGCAATGGCGTAGCGTCGACTGCCTGAAGTACGACCGCACCTCCGAGATCATCAAGCCGCAGTACGTGGTCGAGAAGATCTGGGAACTGACCAACGGCGATGCCTTCGTCTGCTCCGACGTCGGCCAGCACCAGATGTGGGCTGCGCAGTTCTACAAGTTCAACGAGCCGCGTCGCTGGATCAACTCCGGTGGCCTGGGCACGATGGGCGTGGGCCTGCCGTACGCGATGGGCATCAAGAAGGCGTTCCCGGACAAGGAAGTCGTCACCATCACCGGTGAAGGCTCGATCCAGATGTGCATCCAGGAACTGTCGACCTGCCTGCAGTACGACACCCCGGTGAAGATCTGCTCGCTCAACAATGGCTATCTGGGCATGGTCCGCCAGTGGCAGGAAATCGAGTACGACAACCGTTACTCGCATTCCTACATGCAGGCGCTGCCCGACTTCGTGAAGCTGGCCGAAGCGTATGGCCATGTGGGCATGCGCATCGAAAAGACGTCCGACGTCGAACCTGCGCTGCGCGAAGCCTTCCGACTCAAGGATCGCACCGTGTTCCTCGACTTCCAGACCGACCCGACCGAAAACGTCTGGCCGATGGTCCAGGCAGGCAAGGGCATCTCTGAAATGCTGCTCGGCGCGGAGGACCTGTAA
- the ilvN gene encoding acetolactate synthase small subunit, which produces MRHIISVLLENEAGALSRVVGLFSARGYNIETLTVAPTEDASLSRMTIVTTGSDDIIEQITKHLNRLVEVVKVVDLTEGAHIERELMLVKVRAVGKEREEMKRTADIFRGRVIDVTEKTYTIELTGNGSKLDAFLDAIDRTAILETVRTGGSGIGRGERILKV; this is translated from the coding sequence ATGCGTCACATCATTTCCGTCCTGCTGGAAAACGAAGCCGGCGCGTTGTCGCGCGTGGTGGGTTTGTTCTCGGCGCGCGGCTACAACATCGAGACGCTGACGGTCGCCCCGACCGAAGACGCCTCGCTGTCGCGCATGACGATCGTCACGACCGGTTCGGACGACATCATCGAGCAGATCACCAAGCACCTGAACCGCCTGGTGGAAGTCGTCAAGGTCGTCGACCTGACCGAAGGCGCGCACATCGAGCGCGAGTTGATGCTCGTGAAGGTGCGCGCAGTCGGCAAGGAGCGCGAGGAGATGAAGCGTACGGCGGACATCTTCCGCGGCCGCGTCATCGACGTGACCGAGAAGACCTACACGATCGAGCTGACCGGCAACGGCAGCAAGCTTGACGCGTTTCTCGATGCCATCGATCGCACTGCCATTCTGGAGACCGTCCGTACGGGCGGCTCGGGCATCGGCCGCGGCGAGCGCATTCTGAAGGTTTGA
- the ilvC gene encoding ketol-acid reductoisomerase: MKVFYDKDADLSLIKGKNVTIIGYGSQGHAHALNLNDSGVKVTVGLRKGGASWNKAVNAGLQVKEVAEAVKEADVVMILLPDEQIADVYKNEVHNNIKQGAALAFAHGFNVHYGAVIPRADLDVIMIAPKAPGHTVRGTYSQGGGVPHLIAVHQDKSGAARDIALSYATANGGGRAGIIETNFREETETDLFGEQAVLCGGTVELIKAGFETLVEAGYAPEMAYFECLHELKLIVDLIYEGGIANMNYSISNNAEYGEYVTGPRVVTEETKKAMKQCLKDIQTGEYAKSFLLEYKAGQPTLISRRRLTEEHQIEQVGAKLRAMMPWIAKNKLVDQSKN; encoded by the coding sequence ATGAAAGTGTTTTACGACAAGGACGCCGACCTCTCCCTGATCAAGGGCAAGAACGTCACCATCATCGGCTACGGCTCGCAAGGCCACGCCCACGCCCTGAACCTGAACGACTCGGGCGTGAAGGTGACGGTCGGCCTGCGCAAGGGTGGCGCGTCGTGGAACAAGGCCGTCAACGCCGGCCTGCAAGTCAAGGAAGTGGCCGAGGCTGTGAAAGAAGCCGACGTGGTCATGATTCTGCTGCCGGACGAGCAGATCGCCGACGTGTACAAGAACGAAGTGCACAACAACATCAAGCAAGGCGCCGCACTGGCTTTCGCCCACGGCTTCAACGTGCACTACGGTGCCGTGATTCCGCGTGCGGACCTGGACGTCATCATGATCGCCCCGAAGGCGCCGGGCCACACCGTACGTGGTACGTACAGCCAAGGTGGCGGCGTGCCGCACCTGATCGCCGTGCACCAAGACAAGTCGGGCGCTGCGCGTGACATCGCTCTGTCGTACGCCACCGCCAACGGTGGCGGCCGCGCCGGCATTATCGAGACCAACTTCCGCGAAGAAACCGAAACGGACCTGTTCGGCGAACAAGCCGTGCTGTGCGGCGGTACGGTCGAGCTGATCAAGGCTGGCTTCGAGACGCTGGTGGAAGCCGGCTACGCTCCGGAAATGGCGTACTTCGAGTGCCTGCACGAGCTGAAGCTCATCGTCGATCTGATCTACGAAGGCGGCATCGCCAACATGAACTACTCGATCTCGAACAACGCCGAATACGGCGAGTACGTCACCGGCCCGCGCGTCGTGACGGAAGAGACCAAGAAGGCCATGAAGCAGTGCCTGAAGGACATCCAGACCGGCGAGTACGCGAAGAGCTTCCTGCTGGAGTACAAGGCTGGCCAACCGACGCTGATCTCGCGCCGTCGCCTGACCGAAGAGCACCAGATCGAGCAAGTTGGCGCCAAGCTGCGCGCGATGATGCCGTGGATCGCCAAGAACAAGCTGGTCGACCAGTCCAAGAACTAA
- a CDS encoding phosphatidylserine decarboxylase, producing the protein MNNTYPHPIIAREGWPYLGGIFIVSLIVQMAAGFGWAWPFWVLTLFVLQFFRDPARAVPTQANAILSPADGRIVAVEQVRDPHADRDALKISVFMNVFNVHSNRAPVDGTVQKVQYFPGKFVNADLDKASLENERNAVVLRRPDGQLVTSVQVAGLIARRILCYTKAGETLARGQRYGFIRFGSRVDVYLPLTARPRVTIGEKVSATLTVLAELD; encoded by the coding sequence TTGAACAACACGTATCCGCATCCCATCATCGCCCGTGAGGGCTGGCCGTACCTGGGCGGGATTTTCATCGTCTCGCTCATTGTGCAAATGGCCGCCGGCTTCGGCTGGGCGTGGCCGTTCTGGGTGCTGACGCTGTTTGTGCTGCAGTTTTTCCGTGATCCGGCGCGTGCCGTGCCGACGCAGGCCAACGCGATTCTCTCGCCGGCCGATGGCCGCATCGTCGCCGTCGAGCAGGTGCGCGACCCGCATGCCGATCGCGACGCGTTGAAGATCAGCGTGTTCATGAACGTCTTCAACGTGCACTCGAACCGCGCGCCGGTCGACGGCACGGTGCAGAAGGTGCAGTACTTCCCGGGCAAGTTCGTCAATGCCGATCTGGACAAGGCTTCGCTCGAGAACGAGCGCAACGCCGTGGTGCTGCGTCGCCCTGATGGCCAACTCGTCACCTCGGTGCAGGTGGCCGGCTTGATCGCCCGCCGCATCCTTTGCTATACCAAGGCAGGGGAGACACTTGCGCGCGGTCAGCGCTATGGTTTCATTCGCTTTGGCTCGCGCGTTGACGTGTACCTGCCGCTGACGGCGCGCCCACGCGTGACGATCGGCGAGAAGGTGTCTGCCACGCTCACGGTGCTCGCCGAACTGGACTGA
- the pssA gene encoding CDP-diacylglycerol--serine O-phosphatidyltransferase, translating into MPAFNRRKKRFTNSNVTHLRPLRHNQPRPDDDDLDVVRPRRRGIYLLPNAFTTAALFAGFFAIVQAMNLNFETAAIAIFAAMVLDGMDGRVARITNTQSAFGEQYDSLSDMVSFGVAPALVMYEWILRDLGKWGWLAAFVYCAGAALRLARFNTNIGVVDKRFFQGMPSPAAAALIAGFVWLAIDNKLPVKELWMPWVAFGLTLYAGLSMVSNAPFYSGKALDVRHRVPFGVMVLVLVLFVVISSDPPVALFGLFVGYAVSGYLLWGWRTLQGQQGSPKLPKQGADEAHE; encoded by the coding sequence ATGCCCGCGTTCAATCGGCGCAAGAAGCGCTTCACCAATAGCAACGTGACGCACCTGCGTCCGCTACGCCACAACCAGCCGCGCCCGGATGACGACGATCTTGACGTCGTCCGCCCGCGCCGCCGCGGCATTTATCTGCTGCCTAATGCGTTCACGACAGCCGCGCTGTTTGCGGGCTTCTTCGCGATCGTGCAGGCGATGAACCTGAACTTCGAGACGGCCGCCATCGCGATTTTCGCGGCGATGGTGCTCGATGGTATGGATGGCCGCGTCGCGCGTATTACCAACACGCAAAGCGCGTTTGGTGAGCAGTACGACTCGCTGTCGGACATGGTGTCGTTCGGTGTCGCGCCAGCGCTGGTGATGTACGAGTGGATTCTGCGAGACCTGGGCAAGTGGGGCTGGCTCGCGGCCTTCGTCTACTGTGCCGGTGCCGCGCTGCGCTTGGCGCGCTTCAACACCAACATTGGCGTGGTCGACAAGCGCTTCTTCCAGGGCATGCCTAGCCCGGCCGCCGCCGCGCTGATCGCCGGCTTTGTCTGGCTGGCGATCGACAACAAGCTGCCGGTGAAAGAGTTGTGGATGCCGTGGGTAGCCTTTGGGCTGACGCTATACGCAGGGCTCTCGATGGTATCGAACGCACCGTTCTACAGCGGCAAGGCGCTCGACGTGCGGCATCGCGTGCCGTTCGGCGTGATGGTGCTGGTGCTTGTGCTGTTCGTAGTCATATCGAGCGACCCGCCTGTGGCGCTGTTCGGCCTGTTTGTCGGTTACGCAGTGTCGGGCTATCTGCTCTGGGGCTGGCGCACGCTGCAAGGACAGCAGGGCAGTCCAAAGTTGCCGAAGCAGGGAGCAGACGAAGCGCACGAGTGA